The genomic DNA CAATCGGTCTCATTTTAGGTTTTACCTTAAGCAAGACCAATCAGGTGATTGAACAGCATTCTCTGGGCCTAGACATTCATATTATTTTGTCTTTATCCGCCTATGCTGTTCTGTTGATGGCCACCATTCAAGCCGTGATTTTGTGGTTTCAAGACCGTGAATTAAAGAATAAGACCAAAAGACTGTGGGTTAATTTACTGCCTTCATTTCAGGCTATGGAATCATTATTATTTGATTTAATCATTACCGGTTTTATCCTGCTGACTTTAGCGCTTGGTTTTGGTTTCTTTACCATTGAAAATTTCTTTGCCCAGCACTTAGCCCATAAAACGGCGTTTAGTATTATTTCCTGGTTTGTTTATGGCTTCCTGCTGATTGGCCATTATAAATTTGGCTGGCGCGGTCAAAAAGCCATTCGCTTTACCTTGATTGGTTTTATGCTATTGGCGATTGGTTTTATTGGTTCCAAGTTTGTACTGGAAATGATTTTGGGTAAGTAAGACCCTTTTATTCAGTGTGTCTAATTAAAAATGTGGAACATGATAAATCATTAAAAAGGCCCAACCCTTATGGTTTGGACCTTTTTTTATACGATATATCATTGATTAAAAATAATAAATTGATATTTTCATATAACTTGTATATGTTAATTTTAGAAAATCTTAATCATCGCTCAAATAAATTATTAATATTTTTCTTCAGAGTACTAGCAATATTAGGATCAAATCCATCTACTAAAAATCTACTCATTAACCCTTCTATTAAAGTATAAATTAGCTCGGATAAATCTTGATGATTCGCTAATAAGCAATTTTGCGATACTAAATCTTTTATCCACTGCTTATGCTTTTTAGAAACGGAAATTATATCTTTTTCATTTTGACCCGACTCAGCTACAGCTCTCACGAATAAGCACCCTTTGAAAGATTCTTGTTGAAACCATTCCATATGCCAATCAAAAATTTTATTAATTGCACAAATACCTTCTGCCGTTCCAATGTATTTGAATAAGCTCTCTTTAAATTTTTCATCACGAGCTCTAAGAACCGACTGAACCAACTGATTTTTATTTTTGTAGTAAGTGTACATAGTGGTTTTAGAACAACCAGATTCATCTCGAATTAGATCTACCCCGACGCCAACAAAGCTATTTTGATTAAATAGTCTTTCTGCTGTATCTAAAATTTTTAATGCTGATTTTGACATTTGTCGCACCCCAAAAAATAGTACAGATCTGTACTATTTTTTATTTTATCTATATTATGGTTTGAAAACAATATTTTGAAAGAGGGAGATAGACATGTTTTCGATTTTTGAAGGAAAGGAAAAATTAGCTGCATTTCCCAAAAGGCATGAAGTTCTTAGAAGTTTATTTGGAGGAACGATCAGCATCTTTCTTCTACTTTTGCTTACTAAATTAACAGGTAATCTCTACATCATGGCTCCTTTTGGCGCTACTTGTGTAATTCTGTATGCTGTTTCACAGTCACCATTGGCACAACCTAGAAATGTTATATTTGGTCATTTCATTTCAGCTTTTATCGGCCTATTTTTCCTTAAGTTTTTCCCTGATTCTATTTTGACTATAGCTTTATCTGTAGGCTGTGCAATTGCCTTAATGCAAGTTTTTAAATGTGTACATCCCCCAGCGGGAGCTAATCCATTAGTGATACTTTTAACAGCAAATTCTATCCACTATGAATGGAGTTTCTTGGTTTTTCCTGTGTTATTAGGATCTATAGCTTTAATTTTGGTTGCTACTGTTATAAATAATATTAAAACTAATAATAAGTGGCCTCTATATGGCTTAGGTTTAATCAGAACCAAGTAATAAATTGACTGAAGGTTAAATCTATTTAACAGAGTGGCACTTATACGAAATGCAAATGTAAGAAACCATTTAAAGTATGTGTATTCTTACTAATTAAAATGTCTAGTCTATGATATACATCAACATCATGGATTGAATATGCATTTGAGATGCTGATCACTATGTCTAACAAAGAGATTTAAATCCTGTTTTTGACTCTTGCAGTTTAAAACAGGACATTTCTACTTAGGAATAACGATACGAAATATAAGGGTTAAGACCTATCTCACACTACAATATTTCAAAGCCTTTTACCTAGACAACCTAGATAAAAAAACGTATAACACCGTTTTTCAAATTTAACGGGCAAACCTCACTGTGAAACTCATCCTTGCACCCATGGAAGGCTTAACAGACCCCATTATGCGTGATGTACTCACGTCTGTGGGCAGCTTTGACTGGTGTGTAACCGAGTTCATTCGTGTCACCGATTCAGTGCTTCCCGATCATGTCTATCATAATTACTGCCCGGAACTCCTCAATGAAGGTAAAACCGCTGCGGGTACACCTGTGCATGTACAATTTTTGGGAAATAATCCTGAAATGCTGGCAGCCAATGCCTTTCGTGCCGTGGAGCTAGGTGCTCCTGTGATTGATATGAATTTCGGTTGCCCTGCAAAAACGGTTAATCGTCACCGTGGCGGTTCAGTGCTGCTGGATGAACCCGACGTGGTACATCTGCTTGTCAAGGCTGTGCGTGATGCAGTACCTAAACATAT from Acinetobacter sp. CS-2 includes the following:
- a CDS encoding inner membrane protein YpjD; the protein is MISLPLVYTILALIAYTSSFWYLFIHLMSKRDPNHWLIGLVLGLGVMLHGAVLYSDMLTPLGINYDVFVLMSFTSGLMLLLSLLFSTFRPILALNLLGIPVAAIGLILGFTLSKTNQVIEQHSLGLDIHIILSLSAYAVLLMATIQAVILWFQDRELKNKTKRLWVNLLPSFQAMESLLFDLIITGFILLTLALGFGFFTIENFFAQHLAHKTAFSIISWFVYGFLLIGHYKFGWRGQKAIRFTLIGFMLLAIGFIGSKFVLEMILGK
- a CDS encoding TetR/AcrR family transcriptional regulator, translated to MSKSALKILDTAERLFNQNSFVGVGVDLIRDESGCSKTTMYTYYKNKNQLVQSVLRARDEKFKESLFKYIGTAEGICAINKIFDWHMEWFQQESFKGCLFVRAVAESGQNEKDIISVSKKHKQWIKDLVSQNCLLANHQDLSELIYTLIEGLMSRFLVDGFDPNIASTLKKNINNLFER
- a CDS encoding HPP family protein, whose protein sequence is MFSIFEGKEKLAAFPKRHEVLRSLFGGTISIFLLLLLTKLTGNLYIMAPFGATCVILYAVSQSPLAQPRNVIFGHFISAFIGLFFLKFFPDSILTIALSVGCAIALMQVFKCVHPPAGANPLVILLTANSIHYEWSFLVFPVLLGSIALILVATVINNIKTNNKWPLYGLGLIRTK